The window TCTACTTTTGTTAATAtactcttatttttaaaaacaaaggaaaaGATACCTTGTAAAGTTAAttagagtacccgaaaccaaagagcttgcatgaaaagagctatgaatgtggatgaaacgaaagaagtttGCAGGGATCTCTGCCTAAAGCGTGATATagataaattgtattatatagagggtagtgtaagaactttttatttgatgaaataGGGCTTGCAGCTTTAGTAAAGAGGCAAATTGCAAAATGAGAAGACATCTATTTTCCCGCTGCATCATCAATGTACTGAAAGTAACAGTGACAACTGGCAATAATTgatatgtcaatgtcaaacgAAACGTAAAACTGGCGGGCGGGCTTGATTTGCTACTTGTTTGCTAtgctacatattttttattttattgaaaattattattacctacAGACAAATTAtcgttcaaaataattattcattgcttattgttttaagttatttttaaatggacACCATGATGAGCAATCTTCTAAATACCACGAAAACAGCTCTCTGCAGTAATGTTCAGGAAGAAGTAAATAAAGCAAACTTTTTTAACTTCTTTACTAAACTTTTAGAAGACTGCAGTTTGTGTGTTTCCCAGgtaagttttgtttaaataaacttttttcagAATTGACTTTAAAAACATTGGCCTTGATTGATTTTACAACATTCGGGGAAGGAAGTCTATACGCCAAGACTACAGTTATGAATAAGAGTAATCTGATTTCCTGCAGTGAATAAGAAGAAATGTATATTACCGTTTACTTCGTTTGCTGTAAAATTTTAGTGAAAATGCTGGCcctttgtaaaaaaatcctaTTTCAGTACTATAATTATCAGGTATCAGGCTAACAatgacttttaaaaaaatattgtatttgtttGATATTTACTAACTAAACTATGAGGCATTATTTTgatcataattttttacagAGTTTAGATTCTGCGGTGGATTTGCTATGTGAAAACAATTTCAACACAAACAGATTAATAGAGTACATTGAAGACACTGTATGTCTGTTGCGTCTCATGTGTAACTACATCAAAAATGTTGTGGAATTAATTTCGTTGTATTGTTGTACCTTGACGTCATTTCCAATTACAACAGCACAAATATTGGTTACTGTTTTTAAACATTGTAAGGAAAGGTAGGTTAAACTTCTGcagctttaaatttatttgatgaagTAGGGCCTTAACCTTTACCTTTTGCCAAAACCAACACGTATGATAGACATACATGCTGGTTTGGCAAAAGGTCAtttcaagagtacccaaaactgacgagcttgACTGAAGAGTTATGATTGTGGATGAAGctaaaaaagtatgcagggattgtggcaagtggaaagatgtagtctctgcccaccactctgagaaagaaaaatgtttattttatgtacatgcAATGTTACCTGCAGTACATAATTTATCCTTActgttatgtttatttgtctGAATTCTCTTATATGTCATAATTAGTCTTATTTATAGCATCATactaataaaagaagaaaacaaTTAGTGCTAGTgaagttgttttatttatttatgtttaattttacagcGAGCACATCTATGGAGGTAACTTGGTAAAAGTTGGCAAGCAACTGAAGGATCTGTTTCGAACATGCCATGAGCTACAGTTAACATATCTGATGGTAATGGAAAAGCATTTCCTGTTTGATGTGTCTAAAAAAGATGAACAACAGATTCTACTGAaaggtaatatttttcatataatttgtttattgaacaattttatgcaattttaatttatgcatTGCATTATAATATTCGACAccttgaaatatataaaaaaattgattttgttttaaaaatttgaattgtcttgttgttgttttttaaaaaaaaaactatacataAATAGTTTCCAAAAAAATGCTTCTATTGTAATGAATTATAATGattgtcttaatttttttttcagcgcTACAAATTAATTTGGAGATAGGCGAAATTGTTCAAGGTTTAGATGTAAAGACATTGGCGGAACAATGGAAGGCTTACACTACCATGTGTGAAAAACATGTGACATATTTAATGGATACAAATGTATACAGTGAATGCACACAAATTTTGTGCAGCATGATCAAGAGTAACATTAAGAATTCTTTGGAGGTATGAAAGATAGACTATTAGAAATAAGTGTACTGCAAAGAATAACATTCAAGTATAAAGTAGTACTTTGACATACTTGTTCAAAGTACCTACACAAATGTTGTCATATGTTTAAGGGTCAATGTATGAACTTTTTcttatatcaattttattacaggTGGGTCTAGATGAAAAAGTAGTGATAAGATCTCTTAAAGTCACCACTTTcgttattaaaatactattgaaagtcacaaatatttttaggaaTGTCACGATTAATAAACATGATGATGTTGTGGAAACATTGATTGATATATACTTGTAAgttcaaatgttttttaatataattttaatattatttcacataattaatttcagCAGAAAGAAGCCTGCATGTCTCAACTCAATAAGACTTAAagaactattggctctgtctaccccattagggataaagacgttatatattttacagaaGAACTACTATGTTATAAAACaaactatataatttattaacatttttacatttatcatTCTCATGTTGGGGAGTAGCACTTCTCTTCGTTCGTTCTTCCGTTTCGCCTACTACCACAATCAGATCAAAACATAAATTGATTATATTGTCTTTGATCAGATTTGtaatccgtgtggttcccggcactattacaaaaaagaataggaccactccatctctttcccatggatgtcgtaaaaggcgactaagggataggcttattaacttaggattcctcttttaggcgatgggctagcaacctgtcactatttgaatctcggttctatcattaagccaaatagctgaacgtggccattcagtcttttcaagactgttggctctgtctaccccgcaagggatatagacgtgatcatatgtatgtatgtatgtatgtatgtaaacagaGAGTACAGATAGTACTATTATAATTAGGTGAAAGTCCACTTGATATTAACCAAATTTAATTCTTTCAGAAATAACGAAGCTTATTTGACATTGCAACAGAGATCACCGCAGCTTATTAATATGTTTCAAGCAAATGTGTTGAGTCCTACAAATCTTTTGCTGAGTGAACTTTTGCAAAACGAATCATTTGCCAATGTAAGAGACCATGTTTATATCACATTACTTggaaaaaagtttgttttaaatatttttcgcctggtttctggcacttagtatagaaccactccatatgttTCACATAGATGtagtataaggcgactaagggataggcttaaaaacatgagattcttcttgtaggcgatggactagcaaccagTCATATGAATCtttattccatcataaagccatacagctgaacttggctttTCAGGgctaggctctgtctacttcgcaagggataaagacgtgactatttgtatgcatgtatgtattatatattttaacataggCACTTAATAATTAGGTGAAAGTCCACCCATTGTGTTTTAGAaatggtatttttattattaattaaattttcagtgTCTTCACCTTTATGATGTGGCTGACATAAGAAAAGATGATAAACTACTTGGATTTATAATTCTCATGACAACTGTTATGAAACACATCTTACGCGATGAGGAAAAGTCAAAAGTTTCGTCGCAAAACCTTCTTAGATGTGTCTTAGATTGTGTACCTTActgtaagatattttttttaatgattgttATAAATGAAGAAGTGAGTTTTTTTGTCCatttttcacgtcaaaaccactgaatcgattttgattttttttcatatatactcgtacatatagTGTGGATTACGGAGGAGAAAGTAGGATCACGCGGTCGGAACCGCATGCAAAAGCTAGTCTCACATAAAGTAAGTgatgaaaaattcaaaaaattcaaattcaatatcatatttttaaaattcatttgaatgtggtaaattattcatttgtaGCGTTTTGTTAATGTTAACTGtctaaacataaataataagaacctccttttttgaagtcggttgaAAATAGATTATTGTTTTTAGGTCACATTTGGTTCAGCATGCCATTGAAATTCGACGGCGAATCATTGAACAGTGAAGCTACGTACGGTTTGTATGAACACCTTCTCACTCACACGGCAGCTGTCTCGCTCACACTGGATTACGAGGAAATGTGTGCTTTGGAAAATATTATGTGCGAGAGTTTACTTGCCACTGATTGTTGGCGAGGGTTGTTTGCGTCAAACCTATGGGTTTTGGTGGCTAGGTAAGTTtaaggtaatattttattctccCCTATGAGACATTtctctttattgtatttaactGTAATACAGAACAAAAGAATTATCCTCAGTTTTGATTTGTTGTGTGACGTTAGTAAGTCAGCGTAATTTATTTGGAATTCCtactcatattaaaattagtatatatattacttCTTTGTATTAGTAAATGCTCttagttattattacaatttatcaCTGGTACAGTGGGCTCAGAAGATAGCCGAGACACCTCGCCTTGATTGGTGTATAAGAGGTGGCCCAGGTGTGTACTGAGCTGTGTGTACTACCCGTTTGGCCTCTAGCCCGTCAAGGGACTTTACATTGATTGTCTCTCTTTGTTGTTTTCCAGAATGAGCTGTCAACCTTTTATACTATCCCAATTAGTTTATCTGTGTGGGATGTATCAGAAACTTGAGAACCATTGCTTGTTTGCAAACTCTCCACAGCATATATACCTAAGCTCAACAATTACTAGACTTTTTGAACTGTTAGACAAGGACCATAAGACAAAATTGTTAAGGCATTTCAGCCCTCTCTGTGATGAGGCAAATATAAGTTTGTGGATAGCCTTGAGAGTAAACAATGTTCCTTGGGAGTATAAATCCAAATTCGAGGAAGAAGTTATTGAAGAATGTAAACTGGCAATAGATAAGTTCTGTTCTTCGAATGCAAACAGTTCGGATATAAGGAGCTTGGTGAGTTTTGTGCATGCACTACACAAACATATATGCAATATGCATGACATATAGACATATCATTCATGGATTTTTGGATTTTCCCCCTAGCTAGAGTGAAATCTCAGGAAAAAGCTATTTACTAAAAAATTACTCACATGCCCGGTATTAGTTTCTTAACTAATCTAAACTTAAACCAGcgaatcttattaaaatagttaattattattaataatttttcattcagttttattattcCTGCGAAAATAAACGGCGTAAGACAGAATCGTTTGGAGATTATGTCTAGAGTACAGTAATGAACAGCTGAACCATCTTTTCGAAagtattggctctgtttatcccATAAGCAATAAAGACGCGATGTATGTACGTGTACGTGAAGAAAATTCTGTTGtgatgacaatattttttttttattacagatcaaaattataaatttactcGCGACATTCTCAATAACCGCTGATAAAATGGATGAATACGTAATAAAAGCTTGGATAAAAGTTTGCCTCAAGAATAACATTAGTATATCAAAAGGAGACTTCGACAAAAGTACTATTTGGTTTCTGGAATATGTTCAGGCGATTACTGAATTAACAAATTCTTTGAGAAATAAACTATTTGCAAATCCTACTAATTTAATGAAGGTAATTATCTAAGTTCTCCTTACCTAATGGTAATGATAAGAATAAATGATTTGACTTCCTCTTCTTGTTTTAAGTTTGAAGGTTTTAAAAGcagaatttcataattttggagctttttttttatagaagaaTAACTTTATACAATCCATTTTAACTGTGCTGTctctatatagaaaaaatcCAGTGCTGGTTATAGTTCTCTTATAAAATTCACATCTTGGCCAGTTGAaactatttttacttttatttttatatttcaattttagatTTTGCATGTGATGTTGACACTAATACAAAACGGAAATACTGAACTCAGGTTGTATCTAATTGAACCTGTTTGCAAATATGCGATTTTACATAAACCAGAGAGCAAAAATGCAGTGGAGTCAATGGTATCCGACGcttttcttatattatttcagtCAGATGTTATAGTCAAGGGCAAGTTGCTCATAAAGTTGAATAAGTATAAACGTGATGTTAAAatggataaaataatatctcaGACTGTGAATCAAGACAATATATTTCGAAAATCTTGGAATAGCTTCAAAGAAAAACTGCAAGCACCCATTGAAAGACATGTAAAAAATGAGCAATTAGAAATGACAATGGAATATCATTATAGTCACAGATGCCTAGATAAGGAGTCGGAATTGATAAGTTTTAAGAAAGACTTAGATttcaataattcaaatttggTTCAGCTGGAAAGAAAATCTAGCGAGAATTTTGATTTCGTCGATGTAGAAGAAATATTTGAGCATGATAGTGAATCCGAGCCttcaagaaagaaaattaaatataataatgatgcGAATGATATTGTATGTAGACTTGAAAATGACACAATGTTGTTGTataaaatcaaagaaaatgtttttgatGCCGATACCAAACGGAGATTAAAAACTATATgcgaaaagttaaaaaatatagttgaaTGATATCTTTACtttgatgttttattttaaatcattacaaatatattaatattttttacctgTAAAGAGTGTAAAACCTGTTTTGTCtctgattatttattttagttacaaatattgaattgaatattaaaaatggttTGGGTTCATATGGAATGAAACAAGATgtatttcacatttatatttatttgtgttaaaaaaatctttacaaataagtgaaatataataaaatcgaagatataattatacgtATAGCCGATATTACACTGTCATACACATATAATGACCAAGAGAAGGATTGAGAGATCAAAAGGACGTCAGCTTTTCAAAGGATGATAAGTGTATGCCAGTGCATATTTTTCCGAAATAAGATTGTCAAGATAACCACAAATCGGTATACTTCGCAAACTACTCCGTgactaaatttatattttgtgacgtaaaaatgcaaatatttaGGCACCTTATGAATAGGTTTAAAAGTATTTGTGCGATATAGTTGCATTTTGTTTTGCCTCCCATTGTACAAAAATCTACCATGTCACAATCtttcaaaatacttattgTAATCATCGAATTGGAATGATAAGAATCGGTGAATATTGAGTCAGTATAGCGTTAAATGTGTAATCAATCATTAATACCAACATTCTAATATCATCCATAACCATAATCAAAGCTACGATCATTTCTATATACAGGTGATGAAACATATCGACTTACAAACTGCaaatcgttatttttaatattacaatcAAAAGCTTACATCAACGACTACTTAAGTGTTCTGAGGATGACCTAATGAGTGAAAGATTTCAAAATAGTTTTAAGCACCGGGTTGGAAATAATATTGCACATGTCTTACAATAACCTTTTCGATATGTGCATTAaatcaattgaaaatatttaatgtcgtatgaatatgttattaatatataaatacactaACTCTATAATGTTAGGATACAAAACCTACACattgaaaaatacttatttacttaggCCAATTACGTCTTACTTTATAAGATAAGATATTGTTGGTTAATATGACAGTACATCGTGGCAACGCTAATTCCACTTAAACTAAAAGTCTtggcacaaataaaatatcagaTTTGAATTCGCACATGTTGCATTATAATGAGGGTTCATTGTTGAGCAGGATAACGTATCTTACCGAAACAAAATTCAATACAcgagttaaaataataaaattacaaaataaatattatgactCGCTTCTCATTATATATCTAGAAAAGCTTaccttgttttaaattatataaataaaaatctaactaCCCTCAGAACagttaaaatgtatataaaactcAGTTCTTTATTAGGATTATTTGGCATCTATCACCAATCAATGTCTACTTTTATGGTATACGAAGGTGAAATACCTAATCATAATATCGcctctttaaataaaatccattCAAGTCGTGCTCTAGGCACGTTTTCCCTGCCGAACCTAAATTTCCTCCTTACAC of the Amyelois transitella isolate CPQ chromosome 19, ilAmyTran1.1, whole genome shotgun sequence genome contains:
- the LOC106132558 gene encoding uncharacterized protein LOC106132558 encodes the protein MDTMMSNLLNTTKTALCSNVQEEVNKANFFNFFTKLLEDCSLCVSQSLDSAVDLLCENNFNTNRLIEYIEDTVCLLRLMCNYIKNVVELISLYCCTLTSFPITTAQILVTVFKHCKESEHIYGGNLVKVGKQLKDLFRTCHELQLTYLMVMEKHFLFDVSKKDEQQILLKALQINLEIGEIVQGLDVKTLAEQWKAYTTMCEKHVTYLMDTNVYSECTQILCSMIKSNIKNSLEVGLDEKVVIRSLKVTTFVIKILLKVTNIFRNVTINKHDDVVETLIDIYLNNEAYLTLQQRSPQLINMFQANVLSPTNLLLSELLQNESFANCLHLYDVADIRKDDKLLGFIILMTTVMKHILRDEEKSKVSSQNLLRCVLDCVPYCHIWFSMPLKFDGESLNSEATYGLYEHLLTHTAAVSLTLDYEEMCALENIMCESLLATDCWRGLFASNLWVLVARMSCQPFILSQLVYLCGMYQKLENHCLFANSPQHIYLSSTITRLFELLDKDHKTKLLRHFSPLCDEANISLWIALRVNNVPWEYKSKFEEEVIEECKLAIDKFCSSNANSSDIRSLIKIINLLATFSITADKMDEYVIKAWIKVCLKNNISISKGDFDKSTIWFLEYVQAITELTNSLRNKLFANPTNLMKILHVMLTLIQNGNTELRLYLIEPVCKYAILHKPESKNAVESMVSDAFLILFQSDVIVKGKLLIKLNKYKRDVKMDKIISQTVNQDNIFRKSWNSFKEKLQAPIERHVKNEQLEMTMEYHYSHRCLDKESELISFKKDLDFNNSNLVQLERKSSENFDFVDVEEIFEHDSESEPSRKKIKYNNDANDIVCRLENDTMLLYKIKENVFDADTKRRLKTICEKLKNIVE